One part of the Sphingobacterium sp. LZ7M1 genome encodes these proteins:
- a CDS encoding nicotinamide mononucleotide adenylyltransferase produces the protein MAREIYETKRKALKINLNADIYGTFAEIGAGQEVARNFFEAGAASGTIAKTISAYDMAFSDAIYGIEESGRYVSRTRLTKMLDHEYSLLTERLQGEKYSSKKFFAFADTVTTLNFTKTNEPHGWIGIRFQHEVDGPTNDIIIHVRLLDSDNRLQTKVLGILGVNLVFAAYYYAENPQTMIESLVDNLSVGSVEIDLVKVSGPLFANANERLLNLYLIAKGFSKAAIFKPDGKAAQIKDYLYKKNIIILRTKYRQKSNPNFDLFNLAVEEFLKNTKAVPENTVVLIEVLMGNVLDENSVISDEDLIYFAERAEYLCSTGNNILVSNFRRNNHLAEFVQTFKPKHVGIATNVSNLKNIFNSDNYNKENYTNELLSYISGMFSKNVKLYAYPYLDKKSEKIVTTKNLPVSPEAKPLFDFLINNRYIVDIENYDEKFVKTV, from the coding sequence ATGGCAAGAGAAATTTACGAAACCAAGCGCAAAGCGCTTAAAATCAATCTTAACGCTGATATTTATGGTACATTCGCAGAAATTGGCGCGGGACAGGAAGTCGCTCGTAATTTCTTTGAAGCAGGTGCAGCGTCTGGAACCATTGCAAAGACCATCTCTGCATACGATATGGCATTCTCCGATGCCATCTATGGTATCGAAGAGTCCGGAAGATACGTGAGCCGGACCCGACTGACCAAAATGCTTGACCATGAGTATAGCCTCCTAACAGAGCGCCTTCAGGGTGAGAAATACAGCAGTAAAAAATTCTTTGCTTTTGCCGATACAGTAACCACATTGAATTTTACGAAAACCAATGAACCCCATGGATGGATCGGAATCCGATTCCAACATGAAGTGGATGGACCGACCAACGATATCATCATCCACGTCAGGTTATTGGACAGTGACAATAGATTGCAGACCAAAGTCCTTGGTATTTTAGGTGTAAACCTTGTTTTTGCCGCCTATTATTACGCAGAGAACCCGCAGACGATGATCGAGTCCCTAGTGGACAATCTATCTGTAGGCTCGGTAGAAATTGACCTGGTTAAGGTTTCAGGGCCTCTTTTCGCGAATGCAAATGAGCGCTTATTGAACCTATACCTGATCGCAAAAGGTTTCTCGAAAGCAGCGATCTTCAAACCAGATGGAAAGGCTGCCCAAATCAAGGATTATCTTTATAAAAAGAACATCATTATCCTACGTACGAAGTATCGTCAGAAGTCCAATCCGAACTTTGACCTGTTTAACTTGGCCGTAGAAGAGTTCTTGAAGAACACAAAGGCGGTTCCAGAGAATACAGTCGTGCTGATTGAGGTATTGATGGGGAATGTGCTGGATGAAAACAGCGTGATTTCAGATGAGGATCTGATCTACTTCGCTGAACGTGCTGAATACCTATGTTCTACAGGTAACAATATCTTGGTATCCAACTTCAGAAGGAATAACCACCTGGCTGAATTCGTTCAGACCTTCAAGCCGAAACATGTTGGTATTGCAACCAACGTTTCCAACTTGAAAAACATCTTCAATTCGGATAATTACAATAAGGAAAACTATACCAATGAGCTGTTGAGCTATATCTCAGGTATGTTTAGCAAGAACGTTAAGCTTTATGCTTACCCATATTTGGATAAAAAATCAGAGAAGATCGTTACGACGAAAAACCTTCCTGTTTCTCCAGAAGCGAAACCATTGTTTGATTTCTTGATCAACAACAGATACATTGTTGATATCGAGAACTACGATGAGAAATTCGTTAAGACTGTTTAA
- a CDS encoding NUDIX hydrolase, whose translation MEKWKTIDSKYIIQRPWATLRVDKLEMPNGNIKEEYYVLEYPTWVNMVALTEDNQVIFVKQYRHGAGRIMVELPAGVVEDNEDPEIAARRELLEETGYAFDDISYVCELFANPATSGNITYTYLLTGGRKVQEQDLDPSEDIEVVLMDLEEAKQFLFDNKIGQALHSSALFYTLKKLGEL comes from the coding sequence ATGGAGAAGTGGAAAACGATTGATTCGAAATACATTATTCAACGCCCTTGGGCCACTCTACGCGTCGATAAGCTAGAGATGCCCAATGGCAACATAAAAGAGGAATACTACGTACTGGAATACCCTACATGGGTAAATATGGTTGCTCTGACGGAAGACAATCAGGTTATCTTCGTCAAGCAGTACCGTCATGGTGCCGGCAGGATCATGGTTGAGCTTCCAGCGGGCGTGGTTGAAGATAACGAGGATCCTGAGATTGCGGCAAGACGGGAGCTGTTGGAAGAAACGGGTTATGCCTTTGATGATATCAGCTATGTGTGTGAGCTATTTGCCAATCCAGCGACTTCGGGAAATATAACCTATACCTACCTCTTGACCGGCGGAAGAAAAGTGCAGGAACAGGACCTAGACCCTTCGGAGGATATTGAAGTGGTATTGATGGACCTGGAAGAGGCAAAACAATTCCTTTTTGACAATAAAATCGGACAGGCGCTGCATAGCTCTGCCCTATTCTATACATTGAAAAAGTTAGGCGAGCTATAA
- a CDS encoding phospho-sugar mutase, with product MGTLDKETQGRINQWQTDEYDKDTVSKVKALVDNKEETELLDSFYKELEFGTGGLRGIMGVGSNRMNKYTIGKATQGLANYLIKQFPDQEIKVAVSYDSRNNSQEFGQLVADVFSANGFQVYLFKELRPTPMLSFAVRHFKCQGGVMLTASHNPKEYNGYKAYWNDGGQLVAPHDKNVITEVNAISSVKEIKFEGVKKNIHLVGEDFDQLYIDANKKLSIHPEAVKEQSDLKIVYSPIHGTGITIVPKMLEAWGFKNVQVVEDQAKPDGNFPTVVYPNPEEEEAMSKAMAMGQEIDADVVMATDPDADRVGVAIKLPSGEFQLINGNQIGSLLTYYVLSSKKDLGQLKANQYIVKTIVTSNLFSDIAKSFDVKSYETLTGFKFIGEVMTKLEGKETYLVGGEESYGFLVGDLVRDKDAVNSCAFISEMAAYFKSQGKSLYDVLLKLYLDYGYYKEKLISLTKKGKAGADEIKQMMADLRADLPKTLGDIEVVEVRDYETSEATDMATGKKSKIDLPKSDVLQFITKDGDVISARPSGTEPKIKFYCSVRENLEFTSEFGQISNRLDDKVRLMMADIVKD from the coding sequence ATGGGTACTCTAGATAAAGAAACACAAGGAAGAATCAATCAATGGCAAACGGATGAATACGATAAGGACACCGTTTCCAAAGTAAAGGCATTGGTCGACAACAAGGAAGAGACAGAATTATTGGATTCGTTCTATAAGGAACTGGAATTCGGTACGGGTGGTCTTCGCGGCATAATGGGCGTGGGATCCAATAGGATGAACAAATACACGATCGGAAAAGCGACCCAGGGCTTGGCGAATTACCTGATCAAGCAATTCCCAGATCAGGAAATCAAGGTTGCGGTATCCTATGATAGCCGAAACAATTCGCAAGAATTTGGTCAGCTGGTTGCTGATGTTTTTTCAGCTAATGGATTTCAGGTCTATCTGTTCAAGGAATTGAGACCTACACCGATGCTTTCCTTTGCTGTACGCCATTTCAAATGTCAAGGCGGGGTGATGTTGACCGCATCGCACAATCCAAAGGAATACAATGGATATAAGGCATATTGGAATGATGGTGGACAGTTGGTTGCTCCACATGATAAAAATGTAATCACTGAGGTGAATGCGATCTCTTCTGTGAAAGAGATCAAATTTGAGGGAGTTAAGAAGAATATCCACTTGGTGGGAGAAGACTTTGACCAACTCTATATAGATGCGAACAAGAAATTGAGCATACATCCTGAAGCCGTTAAGGAGCAGAGCGACCTGAAGATCGTTTATTCACCAATCCACGGAACAGGTATCACCATCGTTCCAAAGATGTTGGAAGCATGGGGATTCAAGAACGTTCAGGTTGTTGAGGACCAAGCTAAGCCAGACGGTAACTTCCCTACGGTGGTTTACCCAAACCCTGAGGAGGAAGAAGCTATGTCTAAAGCAATGGCCATGGGTCAGGAAATCGATGCTGATGTGGTTATGGCAACAGACCCTGATGCGGACCGCGTGGGTGTGGCGATCAAATTGCCATCAGGCGAATTCCAATTGATCAATGGTAACCAAATCGGTAGCTTGTTGACCTATTATGTGCTTTCTTCGAAGAAGGACCTTGGTCAGCTAAAGGCAAACCAATATATCGTAAAAACCATCGTTACTTCGAACCTATTCTCGGATATCGCGAAATCATTTGATGTGAAAAGCTATGAGACCTTAACAGGCTTCAAGTTTATCGGAGAGGTCATGACGAAACTGGAAGGCAAGGAAACCTATCTAGTGGGCGGTGAAGAGAGCTACGGTTTCTTGGTTGGCGATTTAGTGCGTGATAAGGATGCAGTCAACTCATGTGCCTTTATCTCGGAGATGGCTGCCTATTTCAAAAGTCAGGGTAAATCTCTGTACGATGTCTTGTTGAAGCTTTATTTGGACTATGGCTATTACAAAGAGAAACTGATTTCCCTAACTAAAAAAGGCAAGGCTGGAGCTGATGAGATCAAACAGATGATGGCTGATCTACGTGCTGACCTTCCAAAAACGTTGGGCGATATCGAGGTGGTTGAGGTTAGGGATTACGAAACTTCAGAAGCGACGGATATGGCAACAGGTAAGAAGTCTAAAATTGACCTTCCTAAATCCGATGTGCTTCAGTTTATCACCAAAGATGGCGATGTAATTTCTGCCAGACCTTCTGGAACGGAGCCAAAGATTAAATTCTATTGTTCGGTAAGGGAGAATCTGGAGTTTACCTCTGAGTTTGGTCAGATTTCAAACCGTTTGGATGATAAAGTGAGATTGATGATGGCTGATATAGTGAAAGATTAA
- a CDS encoding SDR family oxidoreductase yields MAVQGALQQDALKGKTVVVTGGGTGLGKAMSVYFSELGANVVITSRKLDVLEETAKEIQAKTGNPVLPVACDIRNTEEIKLVREKAIEIFGQVDVLVNNAAGNFISPTERLSANAFSTIIDIVLKGTVNCTLEFGKHWIERKQAANVLNIVTTYAFTGSGYVVPSAVAKGGVVTLTKSLAVEWGKYGIRHNAIAPGPFPTKGAWDRLLPGELAQKFDFKNRVPLKRVGEHQELANLAAFLISDFAGYINGEIISIDGGEWLQGAGQMNGMEAIPSEMWDTIEQTIRKNNK; encoded by the coding sequence ATGGCAGTACAAGGAGCTTTACAGCAGGACGCCCTGAAAGGTAAAACAGTGGTAGTAACCGGTGGTGGAACTGGATTGGGGAAGGCGATGTCCGTCTATTTTTCGGAATTGGGGGCCAACGTGGTCATCACGAGCCGTAAACTGGATGTTCTGGAAGAAACTGCCAAAGAAATCCAGGCCAAGACCGGAAACCCAGTATTACCTGTTGCCTGTGATATCAGGAATACGGAGGAGATAAAACTTGTGCGCGAGAAAGCCATCGAGATCTTCGGGCAGGTTGATGTATTGGTGAACAATGCCGCGGGGAACTTTATCTCGCCAACCGAGCGTTTATCTGCAAATGCTTTTTCTACCATTATCGATATCGTCCTAAAAGGTACGGTGAACTGTACTTTGGAGTTTGGCAAGCACTGGATCGAAAGGAAACAGGCAGCAAACGTACTGAATATCGTGACGACCTATGCCTTCACAGGTTCGGGCTATGTGGTACCATCGGCCGTTGCTAAAGGCGGTGTGGTGACCTTGACCAAATCCTTGGCAGTTGAATGGGGAAAATATGGCATCCGTCATAACGCGATTGCTCCCGGACCATTTCCTACCAAAGGGGCTTGGGACCGCCTACTACCTGGCGAATTGGCCCAGAAATTTGACTTTAAGAACCGAGTTCCATTAAAACGTGTTGGAGAACATCAGGAATTGGCAAACTTGGCAGCTTTCTTGATATCTGATTTTGCAGGTTATATCAATGGCGAGATAATCAGCATAGACGGAGGAGAATGGCTACAAGGAGCCGGTCAGATGAATGGCATGGAGGCCATCCCTTCAGAAATGTGGGATACAATCGAGCAAACTATCCGGAAAAACAACAAATAA
- a CDS encoding enoyl-CoA hydratase/isomerase family protein has translation MGTFLNTQVSENICYIQLDRGKSNAMHLEMIEEITTTFRSLKEDPSVFAVVLQGKEGFFTSGLDLITLFQYDEAQMKAFWEKFIDLIEELVSFPKPFITAVTGHSPAGGCVLALCSDYRVMAAGEYIIGLNEVPVGIIVPSSIFELYAFWIGSGNAARFLLEGKLLTPQEALNAGLVDEVVDFDRIQTTAARKAKQYLQFEPNAWRASKLNIRKHLLQQVKETKGAAIEQVLERWWAPSTRAILKAIIDNLTKKS, from the coding sequence ATGGGTACATTCTTAAATACTCAAGTATCAGAGAACATCTGTTACATTCAATTAGATCGAGGAAAATCCAATGCCATGCATCTGGAAATGATCGAGGAAATCACGACTACATTCAGATCCCTAAAGGAAGATCCATCCGTTTTTGCCGTTGTCCTTCAAGGTAAAGAAGGTTTCTTTACTTCAGGCCTGGACCTGATCACGCTCTTTCAATACGACGAGGCACAGATGAAGGCCTTTTGGGAAAAGTTCATTGACCTGATCGAAGAACTGGTCTCTTTCCCTAAGCCTTTTATCACGGCGGTTACAGGACATAGTCCAGCAGGAGGCTGTGTGTTGGCCCTTTGCTCCGATTACCGAGTAATGGCGGCTGGAGAATATATCATCGGATTAAATGAGGTGCCAGTAGGCATCATTGTCCCTAGCAGTATTTTTGAACTTTATGCCTTTTGGATCGGTTCAGGCAATGCGGCGCGATTCTTATTGGAAGGCAAGCTATTGACTCCGCAGGAGGCTTTGAACGCAGGTTTGGTTGATGAGGTCGTTGATTTTGACCGCATCCAGACGACTGCAGCCAGAAAGGCCAAGCAATACCTGCAGTTTGAGCCCAACGCATGGAGGGCTTCGAAGTTGAATATCCGCAAGCATCTCTTGCAGCAGGTAAAAGAAACCAAGGGGGCTGCCATTGAGCAGGTCCTAGAGCGCTGGTGGGCACCGTCCACAAGGGCAATCTTGAAAGCAATAATCGACAATCTCACTAAAAAATCATAA